Proteins encoded together in one Cicer arietinum cultivar CDC Frontier isolate Library 1 chromosome 4, Cicar.CDCFrontier_v2.0, whole genome shotgun sequence window:
- the LOC101506616 gene encoding probable phytol kinase 1, chloroplastic isoform X2: MTLLSSRLFPSPSVNHRPPAQSTTTRHLPWIKLTRTNDTVRFLCSPAIIKPVIRLDERFVARFVVPENAQDLIHNGGATIGVLGGAYALVFAFDDFTRKNILNQGLSRKLVHILSGLLFLVSWPIFRELLRGPLYYVVILMLCAVVFWRDSPIGVVSLAMMCGGDGVADIIGRRYGSMKIPYNQKKSWAGSISMLIFGFLVSIGMLYYYSALGHVQFDWWNIVPRVALVSIVATVVESLPITDVVDDNISVPLATIAVAFFTFHH; the protein is encoded by the exons ATGACTCTCTTATCCTCTCGCCTCTTTCCATCCCCCTCCGTCAACCACCGTCCACCGGCACAATCCACCACCACACGCCACCTTCCCTGGATCAAACTCACAAGAACAAACGACACTGTCAGGTTTTTGTGTTCTCCTGCTATAATAAAACCAGTTATCCGTTTAGATGAAAGATTTGTAGCAAGGTTTGTTGTCCCTGAAAATGCTCAAGATCTAATCCACAATGGTGGAGCCACCATTGGTGTTCTTGGCGGCGCTTATGCTCTCGTTTTTGCTTTTGATGATTTCACTAGAAAAAACATCCTTAACCAG GGTCTGAGCAGAAAACTGGTTCATATATTATCTGGTTTGCTTTTTCTGGTTTCTTGGCCAATTTTCAG AGAATTGCTAAGAGGTCCACTTTATTATGTTGTGATATTGATGTTATGTGCTGTTGTATTTTGGCGTGACTCTCCAATTGGGGTGGTTTCTTTGGCAATGATGTGTGGCGGAGATG GTGTAGCTGATATCATTGGTAGAAGATATGGATCCATGAAGATTCCTTACAACCAAAAAAAGAGTTGGGCTGGTAGCATATCGATGCTTATATTTGGATTCTTGGTTTCAATTGG GATGCTATATTACTATTCAGCTCTGGGACATGTGCAGTTTGATTGGTGGAACATTGTGCCAAGAGTTGCTTTAGTTTCAATTGTTGCAACAGTGGTGGAATCACTTCCTATTACTGATGTGGTAGATGACAACATTTCTGTTCCACTAGCAACCATAGCAGTGGCTTTTTTCACTTTTCAtcattaa
- the LOC101507497 gene encoding glucosamine inositolphosphorylceramide transferase 1: MGSGQISGGGGGSNINGGGSNVIGNGSCCDMSMKCWCRWRMENQHYYNRIFSSGFVFFFGCFVLFGSIASFYGWLAFSPSVHTAISPFGCQDDNEGSWSIGIFYGHSPFSLKPIESSNVSNDDSASWPVANPVVTCASVSDAGFPSNFVADPFLFIQGDTLYLFYETKNSITMQGDIGVSKSTDKGATWQQLGIALNEDWHLSYPYVFEHDGQIYMMPEGSKRGDLRLYKAVNFPLQWKLEKVLIKKPLIDSFIVDYGGKYWLFGSDHSGFGTKKNGQLEIWYSNSPLGPWKPHKKNPIYNIDKSMGARNGGRPFKYEGKLYRIGQDCGDTYGRRVRAFQIETLTSEEYKEIEVPLGFVESNKSRNAWNGARYHHLDAQRLPSGGWIGVMDGDRVPSGDSIRRFMVGCASFAVTAILIMLLGVLLGFVNCIVPLNWFVHNSGKRNLTIMSWERPNAFSSKVRRFCTRVNRVPNFLRGKVKHNACARRFILTIIFVVGVGLMCIGFKNIYGGNGSEEPYPLKGQYSQFTLLTMTYDARLWNLKMYVKHYSRCSSVSEIVVVWNKGIPPKMSDLDSAVPVRIRVEDKNSLNNRFKDDPLIKTRAVLELDDDIMMTCDDVERGFNVWRQHPDRIVGFYPRLIAGSPLKYRGEKYARTHKGYNMILTGAAFIDSKVAFKRYWGEEAKPGREMVDKLFNCEDVLLNYLYANASSSRTVDYVKPAWAIDTSKFSGAAISRNTNVHYQLRSNCLMKFSEMYGSLAGRIWRFDSRKDGWDV, from the exons ATGGGTTCCGGTCAGATTAGCGGCGGAGGCGGTGGTAGTAACATTAACGGCGGCGGTTCTAATGTTATTGGTAACGGTAGTTGTTGTGATATGAGTATGAAGTGTTGGTGTAGGTGGAGAATGGAAAATCAACACTACTATAATCGTATTTTCTCTTCtggttttgttttcttttttgggTGTTTCGTTTTGTTTGGATCGATTGCTAGTTTTTATGGTTGGCTTGCGTTTTCTCCTTCTGTTCATACGGCTATTTCCCCTTTTGGTTGTCAAGATGATAATGAGGGTTCTTGGTCTATTGGAATTTTCTATGGTCATTCACCTTTCTCTCTTAAACCCATAGAATCT TCGAATGTATCCAATGATGATAGTGCTTCTTGGCCTGTTGCAAATCCTGTGGTGACTTGTGCTTCTGTTTCTGATGCTGGTTTTCCAAGTAATTTTGTTGCTGacccttttctttttattcaG GGAGATACTTTATACTTGTTCTATGAGACAAAGAATTCAATCACTATGCAAGGTGATATTGGAGTTTCAAAAAGTACTGATAAGGGAGCAACATGGCAACAACTCGGAATTGCCTTGAATGAGGACTGGCATCTTTCTTATCCTTACGTATTTGAGCATGATGGCCAG ATATATATGATGCCTGAGGGGAGTAAAAGAGGAGATCTTCGTCTCTACAAAGCTGTTAACTTTCCTTTGCAGTGGAAATTGGAAAAGGTCCTCATAAAAAAGCCCCTTATTGATTCCTTTATTGTCGACTATGGTGGGAAATATTGGCTTTTTGGCTCGGATCATAGTGGTTTTGGCACCAAGAAAAATGGTCAGTTGGAGATTTGGTATAGCAATTCACCTCTCGGTCCTTGGAAACCTCACAAGAAGAATCCAATTTACAACATTGACAAGAGCATGGGAGCTCGCAATGGAGGCAGGCCATTTAAATACGAAGGAAAACTTTATCGTATAGGTCAGGACTGTGGTGATACATATGGTAGACGGGTGCGTGCTTTTCAGATAGAAACTCTTACATCTGAAGAGTACAAAGAAATTGAAGTACCATTGGGCTTTGTTGAATCAAACAAGAGTCGAAATGCTTGGAATGGTGCTAGATACCATCACTTAGACGCCCAACGACTTCCGTCAGGTGGTTGGATTGGTGTTATGGATGGGGATCGTGTTCCTTCTGGAGATTCAATCCGGCGGTTCATGGTTGGTTGCGCTTCTTTTGCAGTCACTGCTATACTCATTATGCTATTGGGTGTGTTACTCGGGTTTGTGAATTGTATTGTCCCTCTCAATTGGTTCGTTCATAACTCTGGGAAGAGGAATCTAACTATCATGTCTTGGGAAAGGCCAAATGCGTTCTCTTCGAAAGTAAGACGGTTCTGCACCCGCGTGAATAGAGTCCCAAACTTTCTCCGAGGTAAGGTAAAGCATAATGCTTGTGCTAGGAGGTTTATTCTTACTATTATATTCGTAGTAGGGGTTGGATTGATGTGCATaggattcaaaaatatttatggtgGCAATGGTTCCGAAGAACCTTACCCGTTGAAAGGTCAATACTCTCAGTTCACATTATTAACAATGACCTATGACGCCCGTCTTTGGAACTTAAAGATGTATGTGAAACATTACTCAAGATGCTCTTCCGTGTCCGAAATAGTTGTAGTGTGGAACAAGGGAATCCCTCCGAAAATGAGTGATCTAGATTCAGCGGTACCAGTCAGGATCAGGGTAGAGGATAAAAACTCTCTAAACAACCGATTCAAGGACGACCCTTTGATAAAAACTCGAGCAGTCCTTGAGCTTGATGACGATATTATGATGACATGTGATGATGTTGAGCGAGGTTTCAACGTGTGGCGTCAACATCCCGACCGAATTGTTGGATTCTATCCTCGGCTTATTGCTGGTAGCCCGCTGAAGTACAGGGGAGAAAAATATGCCCGGACGCATAAAGGCTACAACATGATTCTTACCGGTGCAGCTTTCATCGATTCAAAGGTAGCTTTCAAGAGGTACTGGGGCGAGGAAGCTAAACCAGGGAGGGAAATGGTGGACAAGTTATTTAACTGTGAAGATGTGCTTTTGAACTACTTGTATGCAAATGCGAGTTCATCGAGAACAGTCGATTATGTGAAACCAGCTTGGGCAATCGACACTTCAAAGTTTTCCGGTGCGGCAATTAGCCGCAACACGAACGTGCATTATCAATTGAGAAGCAATTGTCTAATGAAATTTTCGGAGATGTATGGAAGTTTGGCGGGTCGGATATGGCGGTTTGACAGTAGGAAAGATGGTTGGGATGTATAG
- the LOC101506616 gene encoding probable phytol kinase 1, chloroplastic isoform X1: MTLLSSRLFPSPSVNHRPPAQSTTTRHLPWIKLTRTNDTVRFLCSPAIIKPVIRLDERFVARFVVPENAQDLIHNGGATIGVLGGAYALVFAFDDFTRKNILNQGLSRKLVHILSGLLFLVSWPIFSNSPKARYFAAFVPLVNFLRLLVNGLSLTSDQGLIKSVTRKGDPKELLRGPLYYVVILMLCAVVFWRDSPIGVVSLAMMCGGDGVADIIGRRYGSMKIPYNQKKSWAGSISMLIFGFLVSIGMLYYYSALGHVQFDWWNIVPRVALVSIVATVVESLPITDVVDDNISVPLATIAVAFFTFHH, from the exons ATGACTCTCTTATCCTCTCGCCTCTTTCCATCCCCCTCCGTCAACCACCGTCCACCGGCACAATCCACCACCACACGCCACCTTCCCTGGATCAAACTCACAAGAACAAACGACACTGTCAGGTTTTTGTGTTCTCCTGCTATAATAAAACCAGTTATCCGTTTAGATGAAAGATTTGTAGCAAGGTTTGTTGTCCCTGAAAATGCTCAAGATCTAATCCACAATGGTGGAGCCACCATTGGTGTTCTTGGCGGCGCTTATGCTCTCGTTTTTGCTTTTGATGATTTCACTAGAAAAAACATCCTTAACCAG GGTCTGAGCAGAAAACTGGTTCATATATTATCTGGTTTGCTTTTTCTGGTTTCTTGGCCAATTTTCAG CAATTCCCCTAAAGCTCGCTACTTTGCTGCTTTTGTTCCTCTTGTGAATTTCTTGAGGCTTTTGGTGAATGGTCTCTCCTTGACTTCTGATCAAGGACTCATCAAATCTGTTACTAGAAAAGGAGATCCAAA AGAATTGCTAAGAGGTCCACTTTATTATGTTGTGATATTGATGTTATGTGCTGTTGTATTTTGGCGTGACTCTCCAATTGGGGTGGTTTCTTTGGCAATGATGTGTGGCGGAGATG GTGTAGCTGATATCATTGGTAGAAGATATGGATCCATGAAGATTCCTTACAACCAAAAAAAGAGTTGGGCTGGTAGCATATCGATGCTTATATTTGGATTCTTGGTTTCAATTGG GATGCTATATTACTATTCAGCTCTGGGACATGTGCAGTTTGATTGGTGGAACATTGTGCCAAGAGTTGCTTTAGTTTCAATTGTTGCAACAGTGGTGGAATCACTTCCTATTACTGATGTGGTAGATGACAACATTTCTGTTCCACTAGCAACCATAGCAGTGGCTTTTTTCACTTTTCAtcattaa
- the LOC101506953 gene encoding 3-phosphoinositide-dependent protein kinase 1, whose amino-acid sequence MLEMEKDFDSKLKIQQTSSSSNGGGNVQRSKSFAFRAPQENYTIQDFELGKIYGVGSYSKVVRAKKKDTGVVYALKIMDKKFITKENKTAYVKLERIVLDQLDHPGIVRLYFTFQDTFSLYMALESCEGGELFDQITRKNRLTEDEARFYAAEVVDALEYIHGLGVIHRDIKPENLLLTAEGHIKIADFGSVKPMQDSQITVLPNAASDDKACTFVGTAAYVPPEVLNSSPATFGNDLWALGCTLYQMLSGTSPFKDASEWLIFQRIIAREIRFPDYFSDEARDLIDRLLDLEPSRRPGAGSDGYAILKRHPFFKGVDWDNLRAQTPPKLALEPGTQSPACDDVHDSSWSPSHIGDGSAASSRQPDGATSSLEGTGHITRLASIDSFDSKWQQFLEPGESVLMISMVKKLQKLTSKKVQLILTNKPKLIYVDPSKLIVKGNIIWSDNPNDLSIQVTSPSHFKICTPKKVMSFEDAKQRASQWKKAIEGLQNR is encoded by the exons ATGTTGGAAATGGAGAAGGATTTTGATTCAAAGCTCAAGATTCAACAGACTTCTTCCTCTTCCAATGGTGGTGGGAATGTTCAGAGATCCAAAAGTTTTGCTTTTAGGGCTCCACAGGAGAATTACACCATTCAGGACTTTGAATTGGGCAAGATCTATGGTGTTGGCTCTTATTCTAAG GTTGTGAGGGCAAAGAAGAAGGACACGGGAGTTGTGTATGCATTGAAGATCatggataaaaaatttatcaccaAAGAGAACAAAACTGCTTATGTGAAGTTGGAACGCATAGTGCTTGATCAATTGGATCATCCTGGCATTGTGCGTCTATATTTCACATTTCAAGACACATTTTCTCTGT ACATGGCACTTGAATCTTGTGAAGGTGGAGAACTTTTTGATCAAATTACCAGG AAAAATCGTCTAACTGAGGATGAGGCACGATTCTATGCAGCTGAAGTTGTCGATGCTCTTGAGTACATACATGGTTTGGGAGTGATACACCGTGATATTAAG CCAGAGAACTTATTACTTACAGCTGAAGGACACATTAAAATAGCTGATTTTGGGAGTGTGAAGCCTATGCAGGATAGCCAAATTACTGTGCTTCCGAATGCAGCATCGG acGACAAAGCCTGCACGTTTGTGGGAACGGCTGCTTATGTCCCTCCAGAGGTTCTTAATTCCTCTCCAGCAACTTTTGG AAATGACCTCTGGGCACTTGGCTGCACATTATACCAAATGCTTTCTGGAACTTCCCCTTTTAAAGATGCAAGTGAATGGCTTATTTTCCAAAGGATTATAGCAAGAGAAATTCGATTTCCAGATTACTTTTCAGACGAAGCAAGAGACCTTATTGACCGGCTATTG GATTTAGAGCCCAGCAGGAGACCAGGTGCAGGATCTGACGGTTATGCTATTTTGAAAAGGCATCCCTTTTTCAAGGGGGTTGACTGGGATAACTTAAGGGCACAAACTCCTCCGAAACTTGCTTTGGAACCTGGG ACTCAATCGCCTGCTTGTGATGATGTTCATGATTCATCGTGGAGTCCTTCTCACATTGGCGATGGTTCTGCAGCTTCTTCTAGACAGCCTGATGGCGCTACATCGTCTTTAGAGGGAACTGGTCACATAACCAGACTAGCTTCAATTGATTCCTTTGATTCAAAATG GCAACAATTTTTGGAGCCAGGGGAATCTGTTCTTATGATCTCCATGGTGAAGAAATTACAAAAACTAACAAGCAAGAAGGTGCAACTCATCCTTACCAACAAACCAAAGTTGATCTATGTGGACCCTTCAAAATTAATTGTGAAGGGAAATATAATATGGTCTGATAATCCAAACGATTTAAGCATTCAAGTCACTAGTCCCTCTCATTTCAAGATATGCACA CCAAAAAAGGTAATGTCTTTCGAGGATGCTAAGCAAAGAGCATCTCAGTGGAAAAAGGCAATTGAAGGACTTCAAAACCGATGA